A region of Brassica napus cultivar Da-Ae unplaced genomic scaffold, Da-Ae ScsIHWf_1206;HRSCAF=1726, whole genome shotgun sequence DNA encodes the following proteins:
- the LOC106371121 gene encoding probable calcium-binding protein CML45 — translation MEKSFLSEYKRSSSLTFLALFNLFLIKFGRWVSTTRIFLFRLFPLLQHQQRVSHKHESLTKQGIEEEEEYDDLCRADIEMVMRTLGLSPDQESDKLQERYSSKEISSLFESNEASLEEVKQAFDVFDENRDGFIDATELQRVLTNLGFKEGYFLGNCSAMLRSVHENKDGRIDFNGFVKFMENNSL, via the coding sequence ATGGAGAAGAGTTTCTTGTCTGAATACAAACGATCTTCTTCTCTCACTTTCCTTGCTCTCTTCAACCTGTTCCTGATCAAATTTGGCAGATGGGTTTCTACTACTCGCATCTTTTTATTCAGATTATTTCCTCTTCTTCAACACCAACAACGTGTTTCACACAAACACGAGAGTTTGACCAAACAAggcatagaagaagaagaagaatatgatGATCTCTGTAGAGCAGATATAGAAATGGTTATGAGAACCTTAGGACTTTCTCCCGACCAAGAAAGTGACAAGCTTCAAGAACGCTACAGTTCCAAGGAGATTTCAAGTTTGTTCGAAAGTAACGAAGCGAGCTTGGAGGAAGTGAAGCAAGCTTTTGATGTGTTCGATGAAAACAGAGACGGCTTCATCGACGCTACAGAGTTGCAGAGAGTTTTGACTAACTTAGGATTTAAAGAAGGATATTTCCTAGGGAATTGCTCGGCTATGCTCAGATCAGTACATGAAAACAAAGATGGAAGGATCGATTTTAACGGATTTGTGAAATTCATGGAGAATAATAGCTTATGA
- the LOC106371122 gene encoding defective in cullin neddylation protein AAR3 isoform X1, with product MDSSPVSGRLDIFEIYRSFCEIRSSQGLCNNIYKPPYEASSPRANYLKEALTQLLTLVENKFQARWTSRSLDAFMILFSSCAVRMGRRVLKNQRHNITEDTWQQVLVFSRCVHENLEGYDSQGASPVLIDEFVEQMYSILGPRKNTSLSCNCGDRESESCLYEDPLSDEHHKDFRRCNTGLRSVPGLKRKTSKDYDEEEVSENEYAFSSPNMKRIRSEDSPGCSSKTHCAIERSLSQGFASLLSTGDES from the exons ATGGATTCTTCGCCTGTGTCTGGTCGCCTCGATATATTCGAAATATACCGCAGTTTCTGTG AGATTAGATCAAGTCAAGGTCTGTGTAATAATATCTATAAGCCTCCCTACGAGGCATCATCACCAAGAGCTAACTATCTTAAAGAAGCATTGACTCAGCTCTTAACCCTTGTCGAGAACAAGTTTCAAGCAAG GTGGACTTCTCGGAGTTTAGACGcttttatgattttgttttcttcatgTGCCGTGAGAATGGGCAGAAGAGTATTA AAAAACCAACGGCACAATATTACAGAAGATACTTGGCAACAAGTCTTGGTGTTTAGTCGTTGTGTACATGAGAATCTTGAAGGATATGACTCCCAAG GTGCTTCGCCTGTCCTCATCGATGAGTTTGTTGAGCAGATGTACAG CATTCTAGGACCGAGAAAGAACACTAGCTTGTCATGTAACTGTGGTGACAGAGAATCTGAATCATGTCTTTATGAAGATCCTCTTTCAG atGAGCATCACAAGGATTTTCGCCGCTGCAACACGGGTTTAAGAAGTGTTCCAGGCTTAAAGAGAAAAACATCTAAAGACtacgatgaagaagaagtatcAGAAAATGAATACGCTTTTTCTTCTCCAAACATGAAACGGATAAGATCCGAAGACAGTCCAGGATGTTCATCCAAGACTCATTGTGCGATTGAGAGAAGTCTATCACAAGGGTTTGCGAGTCTTTTATCGACTGGAGATGAGTCTTGA
- the LOC106371122 gene encoding defective in cullin neddylation protein AAR3 isoform X2 yields MDSSPVSGRLDIFEIYRSFCEIRSSQGLCNNIYKPPYEASSPRANYLKEALTQLLTLVENKFQARNSIFDELFKLMSRLDLMVDFSEFRRFYDFVFFMCRENGQKSITVGRAITAWKLVLVGRFRLLNHLCKNQRHNITEDTWQQVLVFSRCVHENLEGYDSQGASPVLIDEFVEQMYSILGPRKNTSLSCNCGDRESESCLYEDPLSDEHHKDFRRCNTGLRSVPGLKRKTSKDYDEEEVSENEYAFSSPNMKRIRSEDSPGCSSKTHCAIERSLSQGFASLLSTGDES; encoded by the exons ATGGATTCTTCGCCTGTGTCTGGTCGCCTCGATATATTCGAAATATACCGCAGTTTCTGTG AGATTAGATCAAGTCAAGGTCTGTGTAATAATATCTATAAGCCTCCCTACGAGGCATCATCACCAAGAGCTAACTATCTTAAAGAAGCATTGACTCAGCTCTTAACCCTTGTCGAGAACAAGTTTCAAGCAAG AAACTCCATCTTTGATGAGTTGTTCAAGTTGATGTCACGCCTAGACTTAATG GTGGACTTCTCGGAGTTTAGACGcttttatgattttgttttcttcatgTGCCGTGAGAATGGGCAGAAGAGTATTA CTGTAGGCAGAGCTATTACCGCATGGAAACTGGTTTTGGTTGGGAGATTTAGGTTACTTAACCACTTGTGT AAAAACCAACGGCACAATATTACAGAAGATACTTGGCAACAAGTCTTGGTGTTTAGTCGTTGTGTACATGAGAATCTTGAAGGATATGACTCCCAAG GTGCTTCGCCTGTCCTCATCGATGAGTTTGTTGAGCAGATGTACAG CATTCTAGGACCGAGAAAGAACACTAGCTTGTCATGTAACTGTGGTGACAGAGAATCTGAATCATGTCTTTATGAAGATCCTCTTTCAG atGAGCATCACAAGGATTTTCGCCGCTGCAACACGGGTTTAAGAAGTGTTCCAGGCTTAAAGAGAAAAACATCTAAAGACtacgatgaagaagaagtatcAGAAAATGAATACGCTTTTTCTTCTCCAAACATGAAACGGATAAGATCCGAAGACAGTCCAGGATGTTCATCCAAGACTCATTGTGCGATTGAGAGAAGTCTATCACAAGGGTTTGCGAGTCTTTTATCGACTGGAGATGAGTCTTGA
- the LOC125575624 gene encoding amino acid transporter AVT1I-like — protein MEEDNQEKQLEDGGSSSLFKTCFNALNAFSGIGILSVPYSLARGGWLSLSLLLLLAATAFYTSLLITKCMNADRSIKTYPDIGERAFGKPGRIIVSVFMHLELYLVTTGFLIMEGDNLHNLFPGFNIKMIGLRLNGKQSFMASVALVIMPTLWWDNLSVLSYVSMSGVLATVLTLGSISWVGAVDGIGFRQSGKLINWSGIPTALSLYAFCYGAHPVLPTLYNSMKSKHQFNNVLLISFILCTIGYTSMAVLGYLMYGSNTLSQITLNLPTHKTSSKVAIYTTLVNPIAKYALMITPTVNTIKDWFPSRYAKKTYLHLLISTLCIASSVVIAETFPFFGYMMSLVGALLSVTVSILLPCLCYLKISGSFKKFGFETIMLFGMVAMCVPIGVLGTYIAIRELVISV, from the exons ATGGAAGAAGATAACCAAGAAAAACAACTTGAAGATGGCggatcttcttctctctttaagACTTGTTTCAACGCACTCAATGCTTTTTCAG GCATTGGAATATTATCAGTACCATATTCACTAGCTCGTGGAGGATGGTTAAGTCTATCACTTCTGTTACTCCTAGCCGCAACCGCCTTCTACACATCTCTGCTCATTACAAAATGCATGAACGCTGATCGCAGCATTAAAACCTATCCGGACATTGGAGAACGTGCGTTTGGTAAACCAGGGAGAATAATTGTGTCAGTCTTCATGCACCTAGAACTATACCTAGTCACCACTGGCTTCTTGATCATGGAAGGAGACAATCTTCATAATCTTTTCCCGGGGTTTAACATCAAAATGATCGGTTTAAGATTGAACGGTAAACAATCGTTCATGGCGTCAGTGGCCCTTGTAATCATGCCAACTCTTTGGTGGGATAATCTAAGCGTCTTGTCTTATGTTTCTATGAGTGGTGTTTTAGCTACGGTCTTGACTCTTGGATCAATATCTTGGGTTGGAGCTGTCGATGGAATCGGGTTTCGTCAAAGTGGAAAGCTGATTAACTGGAGTGGCATCCCTACAGCTTTGAGCTTGTATGCTTTTTGCTATGGCGCACATCCCGTGTTGCCCACTTTGTATAATTCCATGAAAAGTAAACATCAGTTCAACAAT GTCCTACTTATAAGTTTTATATTATGCACCATAGGCTACACATCAATGGCGGTATTGGGCTATTTAATGTACGGATCAAATACTCTATCGCAAATAACACTGAATCTTCCGACTCATAAGACGAGCTCAAAGGTGGCAATATACACAACCCTCGTAAACCCCATAGCCAAATACGCATTGATGATCACACCAACAGTGAACACCATAAAAGATTGGTTTCCTTCGCGTTACgccaagaaaacatatttgcaTCTCTTGATAAGTACATTATGTATAGCAAGCAGTGTGGTCATCGCTGAGACATTTCCGTTCTTCGGTTATATGATGTCTTTGGTTGGAGCGTTACTGAGTGTAACGGTCTCtattcttctcccttgcttatGTTACTTGAAGATCTCAGGAAGTTTCAAGAAGTTTGGGTTTGAGACTATCATGTTGTTTGGTATGGTGGCTATGTGTGTTCCTATTGGAGTCTTGGGTACTTACATTGCAATTCGAGAGTTAGTTATTAGTGTTTGA
- the LOC111209317 gene encoding protein yippee-like At3g08990 — protein MGRVFVIELEGAVYTCKKCHTHLALPSDIISKNGRHEYEFSKLFNTFLAERTVKEIFCVVCSNEIGIYGVTDPNTYWVMRAELHGPEGSDDEV, from the exons ATGGGAAGAGTGTTCGTGATAGAACTCGAGGGAGCAGTGTATACATGCAAAAAGTGCCACACACATCTCGCACTCCCCAGTGATATCATCTCTAAG AATGGTCGTCACGAATATGAGTTCTCTAAACT CTTCAATACATTTCTGGCTGAAAGAACGGTGAAAGAGATCTTTTGTGTCGTTTGTTCCAATGAGATCGGCATTTATGGC GTAACTGATCCAAATACTTACTGGGTTATGAG GGCCGAACTCCATGGACCGGAAGGAAGCGATGATGAGGTTTAG
- the LOC106370820 gene encoding protein yippee-like At3g08990 isoform X1, with amino-acid sequence MIVLLSSLLPCFSYRFKPSLDSITIRLVEMGRMFEIELEGPFYTCIKCHTHLGLPNDIISKEIDQFGRYEYEFTRLFNTFLGERPFNSAVKDIFCVGCSNIIGIYGVTGGSYWVLRNELHGPEGSDDEV; translated from the exons atgattgttcttttgtctagtcttcttccttgtttcaGTTATCGTTTTAAACCTTCTCTAGACTCAATCACAATCAGGTTGGTGGAGATGGGAAGAATGTTCGAGATAGAACTCGAGGGACCCTTCTACACATGCATAAAGTGCCACACACATCTCGGACTCCCCAATGATATCATCTCTAAGGAGATTGATcag tttgGTCGTTACGAATATGAGTTCACTAGACT CTTCAATACATTTCTGGGTGAAAGACCGTTCAATTCTGCTGTGAAAGATATCTTTTGTGTCGGTTGTTCCAATATCATCGGCATTTATGGC GTAACTGGGGGTTCTTACTGGGTTTTGAG GAACGAACTCCATGGACCGGAAGGAAGCGATGATGAGGTTTAG
- the LOC106370820 gene encoding protein yippee-like At3g08990 isoform X2 encodes MGRMFEIELEGPFYTCIKCHTHLGLPNDIISKEIDQFGRYEYEFTRLFNTFLGERPFNSAVKDIFCVGCSNIIGIYGVTGGSYWVLRNELHGPEGSDDEV; translated from the exons ATGGGAAGAATGTTCGAGATAGAACTCGAGGGACCCTTCTACACATGCATAAAGTGCCACACACATCTCGGACTCCCCAATGATATCATCTCTAAGGAGATTGATcag tttgGTCGTTACGAATATGAGTTCACTAGACT CTTCAATACATTTCTGGGTGAAAGACCGTTCAATTCTGCTGTGAAAGATATCTTTTGTGTCGGTTGTTCCAATATCATCGGCATTTATGGC GTAACTGGGGGTTCTTACTGGGTTTTGAG GAACGAACTCCATGGACCGGAAGGAAGCGATGATGAGGTTTAG
- the LOC106370147 gene encoding protein AIG2 A, producing MSSSESPSHNVFVYGSFQEPAVVGLILECTPVIVSAQLHGFHRYRLKGRLHPCIAPFETGVINGKVLTGLTNAQLENLDMIEGAEYERKTVEVVLTDTLEKMQVEAFIWANKDDPDMYGEWDFEEWKRLHMEKFIEASKKFIEWKKNPNGKTREEFAKFVNEDPPVA from the exons atgagtagTTCTGAATCTCCGTCGCACAATGTCTTCGTCTATGGCAGTTTCCAGGAACCAGCAGTCGTGGGTTTGATCCTCGAATGCACTCCCGTCATCGTCTCCGCTCAACTCCACGGCTT TCACAGGTACAGACTCAAAGGGCGTTTGCATCCTTGTATTGCTCCTTTTGAGACCGGAGTCATCAACGGCAAG GTACTAACCGGATTAACAAATGCTCAGCTAGAGAACTTAGATATGATTGAAGGAGCTGAATACGAGAGAAAAACTGTTGAGGTTGTATTGACC GATACGTTGGAGAAAATGCAAGTGGAAGCCTTTATATGGGCCAACAAGGATGATCCTGATATGTATGGAGAATGGGATTTTGAG GAGTGGAAGCGGCTTCACATGGAGAAGTTCATAGAGGCGTCGAAGAAGTTCATCGAATGGAAGAAGAATCCAAATGGCAAAACAAGGGAAGAGTTTGCCAAATTTGTAAATGAAGATCCTCCCGTGGCTTGA